A genomic window from Cytobacillus suaedae includes:
- a CDS encoding diguanylate cyclase: protein MECQETQLLASLKSHFFDFLVQENEQQSINQLMILINEELKLEEVTLFIYNEWKQYYFPKASSNSSINNNIGSYFLSDEIVNELMEEQEILDDKGMTNTFISKIYRNNKAIGLFEFKYRQVPIKKSLLTEVACEGFKLIEKVLEFSKIFEEGKRYEQLFNVTAKFHSTMDMDEVLGEIIDTLRHVYPSFTYYLLLSHDNHNNNGLPIKDFQYDNDDNPAAMQAYVTGDIQFEDSVKEKRSILYAPLKGKQGVYGVLQVNAPNTVIFPHSEVRFIELLANTAGSALENAQLYQQSKRLISDLQLINETSHRLNSNLRLTDTMNFMSDQILQSFGSQEVGFVLLENDRFKLLPGSTPFFESEQSDPYLKYVDEKIKDEKDTLFIGDISTEPTLNGLRFRSLMAVPMAQSGLIKGVAIVMHEKPYYFSFETFKLLQSLIHHSTLAFSNSMLREELENLVITDHLTKLYSRSYLDSMITKSMTTDAFGTFVLIDLDNFKCINDIYGHQIGDEILIQVAKILKDNIRDHDIGARWGGEELAIYLPKVDLAAGTAIAKRIVEKVENQTSPKVTISCGLSHWNQSYQDNAFKLFKRADKALYMAKENGKNQVVVQEESIV, encoded by the coding sequence ATGGAATGCCAAGAGACTCAGCTACTGGCTTCATTGAAAAGTCATTTCTTTGATTTTTTAGTGCAAGAAAATGAGCAACAATCAATTAATCAATTAATGATATTAATTAATGAAGAGCTAAAACTAGAAGAGGTGACTCTCTTTATTTATAACGAATGGAAGCAATACTATTTTCCGAAGGCTTCTAGCAATAGTTCCATTAACAATAATATAGGTAGTTATTTTCTATCTGACGAGATCGTGAATGAATTGATGGAAGAGCAGGAGATTCTTGACGATAAAGGAATGACTAATACCTTCATTTCAAAGATATACAGAAATAACAAAGCAATTGGACTATTTGAGTTTAAATATAGACAAGTACCCATAAAAAAATCTTTATTAACAGAAGTGGCTTGCGAAGGCTTCAAATTGATTGAAAAGGTACTAGAGTTTTCAAAGATATTTGAAGAAGGAAAAAGGTATGAACAATTATTTAATGTGACAGCTAAATTTCATTCTACAATGGACATGGATGAAGTATTAGGTGAGATTATAGATACATTGCGGCATGTGTATCCTTCATTCACTTACTATTTATTGCTTTCTCATGACAATCATAATAATAACGGTTTGCCGATTAAAGATTTCCAGTATGATAACGATGATAATCCTGCTGCAATGCAAGCCTATGTAACAGGAGATATACAGTTTGAGGATTCAGTAAAAGAGAAGCGATCTATACTGTATGCCCCACTAAAAGGGAAGCAGGGTGTGTATGGGGTGCTACAAGTAAATGCACCTAATACTGTCATTTTTCCACACAGTGAGGTCAGATTTATTGAATTACTTGCGAATACAGCGGGAAGTGCGTTAGAAAACGCCCAACTGTATCAACAATCCAAAAGATTAATTTCGGATCTTCAACTAATTAATGAGACATCGCATCGATTGAATTCGAATTTAAGATTAACAGATACAATGAACTTTATGTCTGATCAAATTCTACAGTCATTTGGATCACAAGAGGTAGGATTTGTTTTATTAGAAAACGATCGTTTTAAATTGCTACCAGGCAGCACACCTTTTTTTGAAAGTGAGCAAAGTGATCCATATCTAAAATATGTGGATGAAAAAATTAAAGACGAGAAAGACACATTATTCATTGGTGATATATCTACTGAACCTACCTTAAATGGCTTAAGATTTCGTTCTTTAATGGCAGTCCCAATGGCTCAAAGCGGTCTTATCAAAGGTGTTGCCATTGTAATGCATGAGAAACCATACTATTTTTCATTTGAAACCTTTAAGCTGCTTCAATCATTAATTCATCACTCAACTCTAGCATTCTCAAACTCGATGTTAAGAGAAGAGTTAGAAAACCTGGTTATAACAGATCATTTAACGAAATTATACTCACGTAGCTACCTTGATAGCATGATTACAAAATCTATGACAACTGATGCCTTTGGAACATTTGTACTAATAGATTTGGATAATTTTAAGTGTATAAATGATATATATGGTCATCAGATAGGTGATGAAATTTTAATACAGGTTGCTAAAATATTAAAGGATAATATTAGAGATCATGATATTGGTGCAAGATGGGGTGGAGAAGAACTCGCCATTTATTTACCTAAGGTTGATCTAGCAGCAGGTACAGCAATAGCTAAGAGAATTGTTGAAAAAGTAGAGAACCAAACCTCTCCTAAAGTGACAATTTCCTGTGGATTATCCCATTGGAATCAAAGTTATCAGGATAATGCATTCAAACTATTTAAAAGGGCAGACAAGGCCTTATATATGGCAAAAGAGAACGGAAAGAACCAAGTAGTCGTTCAAGAAGAAAGCATAGTGTAA
- a CDS encoding penicillin-binding protein, with amino-acid sequence MNRNKEKWAERLISIKDFLFHKRAKKTANITYSVVWNLFLLFMIFGLIGMSFAGGAGAGYFASLVKDEPLRPYEDMKKHIYNYEETTEVYFDNNVYLGKLRSDLDRVEVTLDDISDHLKNAVIATEDEYFYEHNGVVPKAILRALFQEVTNSSVRTGGSTLTQQLIKNQILTNEVSFDRKAKEILLAMRLEKFFEKDEILEAYLNMATFGRNSSGRNIAGVQTAAKGIFGVDAKDLTLPQAAFIAGLPQSPFRYTPFTNKAEVKTDLEPGLNRMQTVLKRMLDGKYITQEQYDEAINYDIRANLTPYKASPTDQYPWLTSEIELRATDILLKKLAKEDGYEEADLTSDENLQKYYKNLANQNLRQNGYRIYTTIDKQIYDKMQEVAKNYEYYGPDKPQIKKNPDTGVDEEVMEPVETGAVLIENSTGKIISFVGGRDHTREQTNHATFALRPNGSTMKPLLVYAPAIELGLLQPGSVIADVPLKIGDYEPKNYGGSFDGLMSARHALKMSRNIPAVKTYVDMFDQRPLSYLEQMGFSSLVKEDGQAYSLSLGGMTKGVTVEENVNAYATFANSGQFIDAYMIERIETNEGEVIYQHESKAVDVFSPQTAYLTIDIMRDVIRSGTATSINRYLGFNADWAGKTGTGQEYRDAWFVATNPNVTFGTWIGYDTPKSMYGHYKGLSYSQRNLLLWSKLMNVAYEINPDLVAPKESFKMPGGLVKRQYCAMSGLLPSDICKEAGLVAEDIFNAKYAPTEVDDNLERGKYIIVDEKAYRVPETAPEEFVQEGIMVKKEFLEKNDLKDLTALNDLLPKNDQWTNIVVTETEPLQDNGAAPTKVAGVNLKGNILSWAKHEHTDVIGYRIYRAANFSTEFEQLASIPAQTELKYTLPNQDPAAYYVVAVDISGNVSPNSETIFTEGYMEQPVELPPDEEEIPGDDEPGDGEGPGEGEDDGEGEGEPGDDEIIPGLPGVGTNRQNLVLPYV; translated from the coding sequence ATGAACCGAAATAAAGAAAAGTGGGCTGAAAGATTAATATCGATAAAAGATTTTCTTTTCCACAAACGAGCTAAAAAGACAGCTAACATTACATATAGTGTAGTCTGGAATTTATTTTTGTTATTTATGATATTTGGACTTATAGGCATGTCATTCGCAGGAGGTGCTGGTGCAGGCTATTTCGCATCTTTAGTTAAAGATGAGCCATTGCGTCCGTACGAAGACATGAAAAAGCACATTTACAATTATGAAGAAACCACAGAAGTGTATTTTGATAACAATGTGTATTTAGGCAAACTCCGTTCAGACCTAGATCGCGTTGAAGTTACACTGGATGACATTTCCGATCACTTGAAAAATGCGGTTATTGCAACCGAAGATGAATACTTTTACGAGCATAACGGAGTTGTTCCAAAAGCAATTCTACGAGCCCTGTTCCAAGAAGTGACTAACTCCTCAGTTAGGACTGGTGGAAGTACACTTACACAACAATTAATAAAAAATCAAATACTTACAAATGAAGTTTCTTTTGACCGTAAAGCCAAGGAAATTCTACTAGCTATGAGGCTTGAAAAATTCTTCGAAAAAGATGAGATTCTAGAGGCCTATCTTAATATGGCGACATTTGGTAGGAATTCATCTGGTAGAAATATTGCAGGTGTACAAACTGCTGCTAAAGGGATTTTCGGGGTAGATGCTAAGGACTTAACCCTTCCACAAGCTGCGTTTATTGCTGGATTACCACAAAGTCCGTTCAGATATACACCTTTTACAAACAAAGCAGAAGTAAAAACAGATTTAGAGCCTGGATTAAACAGAATGCAAACCGTTCTTAAACGAATGCTAGACGGTAAATATATCACACAAGAACAGTATGATGAGGCTATTAACTATGATATTCGTGCTAATTTAACACCTTATAAAGCCTCTCCAACAGATCAATATCCGTGGTTAACTAGCGAAATAGAGCTACGAGCTACTGACATTTTATTAAAAAAGCTAGCAAAAGAAGATGGGTATGAGGAAGCAGACCTAACTTCGGATGAGAATTTACAAAAGTATTATAAAAATTTAGCAAATCAAAATTTACGTCAAAATGGTTATCGAATTTATACTACCATTGACAAACAGATTTATGACAAGATGCAAGAAGTTGCAAAGAATTATGAATACTACGGACCTGATAAGCCTCAGATTAAGAAAAATCCTGATACTGGGGTAGATGAGGAAGTAATGGAACCAGTAGAAACAGGTGCTGTGTTAATTGAAAATAGTACTGGTAAAATAATTAGCTTCGTTGGTGGGCGTGACCATACAAGAGAACAAACAAACCATGCTACCTTTGCATTACGCCCAAATGGTTCTACTATGAAACCATTATTAGTCTATGCTCCTGCTATTGAGCTTGGCTTACTACAACCGGGTTCAGTTATTGCAGATGTCCCACTAAAGATTGGTGATTATGAACCAAAAAACTATGGTGGTAGTTTCGACGGACTAATGTCAGCAAGACATGCACTAAAAATGTCTAGAAATATACCAGCAGTTAAAACATATGTAGATATGTTTGATCAGCGTCCTCTCTCCTACCTAGAACAAATGGGCTTTAGCTCTCTAGTAAAAGAAGATGGTCAAGCCTACTCTCTCTCACTTGGTGGGATGACGAAAGGTGTAACTGTTGAAGAGAATGTGAACGCATATGCAACTTTTGCAAACTCAGGGCAATTTATCGATGCTTATATGATTGAAAGAATTGAAACTAATGAAGGCGAGGTTATCTATCAGCACGAATCAAAGGCTGTAGATGTATTCTCACCTCAGACTGCATATCTGACAATTGATATCATGCGTGATGTAATTAGAAGCGGAACAGCAACGTCCATCAACCGATATTTAGGATTTAATGCAGACTGGGCAGGTAAAACAGGAACTGGCCAAGAATACCGTGATGCATGGTTTGTCGCAACAAATCCAAATGTTACGTTTGGAACATGGATTGGGTATGACACACCAAAATCAATGTATGGCCATTATAAAGGACTATCCTATTCGCAACGAAACCTATTACTTTGGTCAAAACTTATGAATGTAGCCTATGAAATTAATCCAGACCTTGTAGCACCAAAAGAGTCTTTTAAAATGCCAGGGGGTCTTGTTAAAAGGCAATATTGTGCAATGTCAGGGCTTCTTCCATCGGATATTTGTAAAGAAGCTGGCCTTGTTGCAGAGGATATTTTCAATGCAAAATATGCACCTACAGAAGTTGATGATAATCTAGAAAGAGGCAAATACATCATTGTTGATGAAAAAGCCTACAGAGTTCCAGAAACTGCTCCTGAAGAGTTTGTACAGGAAGGGATTATGGTTAAGAAAGAATTTCTAGAGAAAAATGATCTTAAGGATTTGACTGCTCTTAACGATTTACTCCCGAAAAATGATCAGTGGACGAATATTGTTGTCACTGAAACTGAACCATTACAGGATAACGGAGCCGCTCCGACTAAGGTCGCTGGAGTTAACCTTAAGGGAAATATACTATCTTGGGCAAAGCATGAGCATACTGATGTGATTGGCTATAGAATTTATCGTGCAGCTAATTTCTCAACAGAATTCGAACAATTGGCTAGTATACCAGCACAAACAGAATTAAAATATACACTACCTAACCAAGACCCTGCAGCATACTACGTTGTTGCGGTTGATATTAGTGGTAATGTCTCCCCTAACTCTGAAACTATATTCACTGAAGGCTATATGGAGCAGCCAGTGGAACTCCCTCCTGACGAAGAAGAAATTCCTGGAGATGATGAGCCAGGTGATGGAGAGGGACCAGGTGAGGGTGAAGATGATGGTGAAGGCGAAGGTGAGCCAGGTGATGATGAAATTATTCCCGGTTTACCAGGAGTTGGAACAAATCGCCAAAATTTAGTACTACCATATGTATAA
- the rpsD gene encoding 30S ribosomal protein S4 translates to MARYTGPSWKLSRRLGISLSGTGKELEKRPFAPGQHGPNQRKKLSEYGLQLQEKQKLRHMYGVNERQFRNLFSTAGKMTGIHGENFMILLESRLDNLVYRLGLARTRRQSRQLVNHGHIIVDGSRVDIPSYRVRPGQTISVREKSRNLDIVKEAIEVNNFVPDYLTFDADKLEGTYTRLPERSELPAEINEALIVEFYSR, encoded by the coding sequence ATGGCTCGTTATACAGGTCCAAGTTGGAAATTATCACGTCGTCTTGGTATTTCTTTAAGCGGAACAGGTAAAGAATTAGAAAAGCGTCCTTTCGCTCCAGGACAACATGGTCCAAACCAACGTAAAAAACTTTCTGAATACGGTTTACAATTACAAGAGAAGCAAAAGCTTCGTCACATGTATGGAGTAAATGAGCGTCAATTCCGTAACTTATTCTCTACTGCAGGGAAAATGACTGGTATCCACGGTGAAAACTTCATGATTCTTCTTGAATCACGTCTTGATAACCTTGTTTATCGTTTAGGTCTTGCTCGTACTCGTCGTCAATCTCGTCAATTAGTTAACCATGGTCACATTATTGTTGATGGAAGTCGTGTAGACATTCCTTCATACCGTGTAAGACCTGGCCAAACAATCTCTGTTCGTGAAAAATCACGTAACCTAGACATCGTTAAAGAGGCTATTGAAGTAAATAACTTCGTACCTGACTATTTAACTTTTGATGCTGATAAATTAGAAGGAACTTACACTCGTTTACCTGAGCGTTCTGAGTTACCAGCTGAAATTAACGAAGCACTTATCGTTGAGTTCTACTCACGTTAA
- a CDS encoding CBS domain-containing protein: MIVEQIMKKNVFTLSPKDTIATAVRLLEKHKIRHIPILDEHQSVVGIISDRDVRDANSSIFRSNEHLEDLEKPVETIMTTDVITGHPLDFVEEISAILYEHNIGCLPITKGGKLVGIVTETDLLHTLVQLTGANQPGSQIEIKVSNKAGMLSEVATIIGKRNVNISSVLVYPDQDERYKILVFRVQTMNPMAVITDLKHEGYQVLWPNMPGISS, from the coding sequence ATGATTGTTGAACAAATCATGAAAAAAAATGTGTTTACACTTAGTCCAAAAGATACAATTGCTACTGCTGTAAGGCTATTAGAAAAACATAAGATACGACATATACCGATTTTAGACGAACATCAGTCTGTTGTGGGTATTATTAGTGACCGTGATGTTCGTGATGCTAATTCTTCTATCTTTAGAAGCAATGAGCACCTTGAAGACTTGGAAAAACCTGTTGAAACAATTATGACAACAGATGTTATTACAGGACATCCCTTAGACTTTGTTGAAGAAATTTCTGCTATTTTATATGAACACAATATTGGCTGTCTACCAATCACAAAGGGTGGAAAGCTTGTTGGTATTGTAACTGAGACAGATTTGCTACATACCTTGGTTCAATTAACTGGTGCAAATCAACCAGGTTCACAGATTGAAATCAAAGTTTCTAATAAGGCTGGTATGCTCTCAGAGGTTGCAACAATTATAGGTAAACGAAATGTAAATATTTCTAGTGTCCTTGTTTATCCTGACCAAGACGAGAGGTACAAAATACTTGTTTTCCGAGTTCAAACTATGAATCCAATGGCGGTTATTACAGATTTAAAGCATGAAGGCTATCAGGTGTTATGGCCGAATATGCCAGGGATATCATCATGA
- the megL gene encoding methionine gamma-lyase gives MANQDKKIETTVIHGGYNSKNHSGSLTPPLFQTSTFTFETAEQGERRFAGAEDGFIYSRLGNPTVRTLEERIALIEGAEAGLAFGSGMAAVSAVLLALTKTGDHILCSKGVYGCTFGLLQLMDEKYNIKHSFSNMDSEQAIEEAMSFDTKVIYVETPINPTMTLIDLELVVKVARKYNVPVVVDNTFSSPYLQQPIKLGCDIVIHSATKYIGGHGDVIAGLVVGKEEFIGNVAMTTKKDIGGIISPFDAWLLLRGLKTLPVRMDRHCSNAAKIAELLKQHKGIEEIYYPGDPSNPQYAIMKKQMKQAGGLIAFTVKGAKEEAQRVLNELKLIKIAVSLGDAETLIQHPATMTHAVVPEEERKKMGITDNMIRLSVGLEAWEDIWSDLKQALDVLVLKG, from the coding sequence ATGGCTAATCAAGATAAAAAAATAGAAACAACTGTTATCCACGGAGGGTACAACTCTAAAAACCATAGTGGAAGTTTAACGCCGCCTTTATTTCAGACGTCAACATTCACTTTTGAAACAGCTGAGCAAGGAGAAAGAAGATTTGCTGGAGCAGAGGATGGGTTTATCTATTCTAGATTAGGAAATCCGACTGTTAGAACACTCGAAGAAAGAATCGCTTTAATTGAAGGTGCCGAGGCAGGTCTTGCATTTGGTTCTGGAATGGCTGCTGTTTCAGCAGTTCTTCTGGCTCTAACCAAAACCGGCGATCATATATTATGTTCTAAAGGTGTTTATGGATGTACATTTGGATTACTTCAATTGATGGATGAGAAATACAATATCAAGCACAGCTTCAGCAATATGGATTCAGAACAAGCAATTGAAGAAGCAATGTCCTTTGACACAAAAGTTATTTATGTAGAAACACCTATTAACCCTACAATGACACTTATTGATTTAGAACTAGTTGTGAAGGTAGCAAGAAAATACAATGTCCCAGTAGTTGTAGACAACACTTTTTCTTCTCCTTACCTACAACAACCAATCAAATTAGGTTGTGACATTGTAATCCACAGTGCGACAAAGTATATTGGTGGTCATGGAGACGTAATTGCTGGTTTAGTTGTTGGAAAAGAGGAGTTTATCGGTAATGTTGCCATGACGACAAAAAAGGATATAGGTGGTATTATTTCACCGTTTGATGCATGGCTCTTACTTCGTGGATTAAAAACATTACCTGTCCGAATGGACCGTCATTGTTCCAATGCAGCCAAGATTGCTGAGTTACTAAAGCAACATAAAGGAATTGAGGAGATTTACTATCCAGGTGATCCTAGTAACCCACAATATGCGATTATGAAAAAACAAATGAAACAGGCTGGTGGATTAATAGCATTTACGGTAAAGGGTGCAAAAGAAGAGGCACAAAGGGTACTGAATGAATTGAAATTAATAAAAATTGCAGTAAGTTTAGGCGATGCTGAGACCCTAATTCAACACCCAGCTACAATGACTCATGCTGTTGTTCCTGAAGAAGAACGAAAGAAGATGGGAATTACTGATAACATGATACGTCTATCTGTAGGTTTAGAGGCATGGGAAGATATTTGGAGTGATTTAAAGCAGGCATTAGATGTTTTGGTTTTAAAGGGATAG
- a CDS encoding tyrosine--tRNA ligase, whose translation MDILKDLEFRGLINQVTDSEGLEKTLSEERIKLYCGFDPTADSLHIGNLAALLTLRRFQQAGHQPIALVGGATGLIGDPSGKKNERTLNPQETVVGWSEKIKAQLSRFLDFEAAENPASIANNYDWIGQLDVITFLRDVGKNFGLNYMLAKDSVKTRIEEGISYTEFTYMILQSYDFLKLYESQKCRLQIGGSDQWGNITAGLELIRKSTENAKAFGLTIPLVTKSDGTKFGKTESGTIWLDREKTSPYEFYQFWINTDDRDVISYLKYFTFLSQEEIEQLENETSQAPEKRAAQKALAEELTKLVHGEEALVQAVKISEALFSGSIGNLTADEIKQGFKDVPSFELKGETEVGLVDLLVDSKISPSKRQAREDVQNGAIYLNGERVQQIDYVLTKEDRIEGQFTVIRRGKKKYYLIK comes from the coding sequence ATGGATATTTTAAAGGATCTAGAGTTTAGAGGCCTAATTAATCAAGTTACTGATAGTGAAGGATTAGAAAAGACGTTAAGCGAAGAAAGAATAAAATTATATTGTGGCTTTGACCCAACTGCAGATAGTCTTCACATCGGGAATCTAGCAGCATTACTGACATTAAGGAGATTTCAACAAGCTGGTCATCAACCGATTGCACTTGTTGGAGGTGCAACAGGATTAATTGGGGACCCTAGTGGTAAGAAAAACGAAAGAACATTAAACCCACAGGAGACAGTAGTAGGCTGGAGTGAAAAGATTAAAGCCCAACTATCACGATTTTTAGATTTTGAAGCAGCTGAAAACCCAGCTAGCATTGCAAATAACTATGACTGGATTGGACAACTTGATGTAATAACGTTTCTAAGAGATGTAGGTAAGAATTTCGGGTTAAACTATATGCTAGCAAAAGATTCAGTAAAAACAAGAATAGAAGAAGGTATTTCTTATACAGAGTTTACATATATGATTTTGCAATCATATGACTTCTTGAAATTATACGAATCACAAAAATGCCGACTTCAAATCGGAGGTAGTGATCAGTGGGGGAATATTACGGCTGGATTAGAGTTGATTAGAAAATCCACTGAAAATGCTAAAGCATTTGGTCTTACCATTCCACTTGTAACTAAGTCTGACGGTACAAAGTTTGGAAAAACGGAATCCGGGACAATCTGGCTAGACCGAGAAAAAACGTCACCTTATGAATTTTATCAGTTCTGGATAAATACTGATGATAGAGATGTTATTAGTTATTTAAAGTATTTTACTTTCTTGAGTCAAGAGGAAATTGAACAGCTGGAAAATGAAACAAGCCAGGCTCCAGAAAAGCGTGCAGCTCAAAAAGCATTGGCTGAGGAGTTGACAAAACTTGTACATGGAGAAGAAGCACTAGTGCAAGCTGTGAAGATATCAGAGGCGTTATTTAGTGGTAGTATTGGTAACCTAACTGCGGATGAGATAAAACAAGGTTTTAAGGATGTTCCTTCATTTGAACTGAAGGGTGAAACAGAGGTAGGTCTTGTTGACTTATTAGTCGATAGTAAGATTTCTCCATCAAAACGTCAGGCACGTGAAGATGTTCAAAATGGGGCTATCTATCTAAACGGTGAACGTGTACAGCAAATAGATTATGTCTTGACTAAGGAAGATCGTATTGAAGGTCAATTTACGGTGATACGAAGAGGGAAGAAAAAGTACTATTTAATTAAATAA
- a CDS encoding N-acetyltransferase: MEHKKTYNAKELKTPHGSLIIEGPIPGYKLAGYEFHRDLVAFRTPEQQHKALVEIADLPEGRIIIARNRHTIVGYVTYLYPDPLERWSEAKMENLIELGAIEVIPEFRGYSVGKNLIQVSMMDDAMEDFITLTTEYYWHWDLKGTGLNVWEYRKVMEKMMNAGGLEWYATDDPEISSHPANCLMAKIGKRVDSESIQRFDQLRFKNRFMY, encoded by the coding sequence ATGGAACATAAAAAGACTTATAATGCAAAAGAATTAAAAACTCCACATGGAAGTCTTATTATTGAAGGACCCATACCAGGCTATAAACTGGCAGGATATGAATTTCATCGTGACCTCGTTGCTTTTCGTACACCTGAACAACAGCATAAAGCTTTAGTAGAGATTGCTGATTTACCAGAGGGTAGAATTATTATCGCTAGAAATCGCCATACGATTGTGGGATATGTAACCTACCTTTATCCTGATCCACTTGAAAGATGGTCTGAAGCTAAAATGGAAAATCTTATCGAACTTGGAGCAATAGAAGTTATTCCTGAGTTCAGAGGTTATTCTGTTGGCAAAAACCTTATCCAAGTATCAATGATGGATGATGCAATGGAAGATTTTATCACGCTAACTACAGAATACTATTGGCATTGGGATTTAAAAGGGACTGGACTAAACGTCTGGGAGTACCGTAAAGTAATGGAAAAAATGATGAATGCTGGTGGTCTTGAGTGGTATGCTACAGACGATCCTGAAATTAGCTCACACCCAGCTAATTGTTTGATGGCTAAAATTGGTAAGCGAGTTGATAGTGAATCAATACAACGCTTTGACCAATTACGCTTCAAAAACAGATTTATGTATTAA
- the acsA gene encoding acetate--CoA ligase, whose translation MKVEALPVMQGDHNLKDYNETYNTHNWSDVEKNFSWSETGRVNMAYEAIDRHATGNRKNKVALYYRDPLKEEKYTFKEMKEFSNKAGNVLKQIADVEKGDRVFVFMPRSPELYFAILGAIKLGAIVGPLFEAFMEGAVRDRLEDSEAKVIITTPELVDRIPVDELPALKHIVLVGENINEDGKNIDFRKHMKNASKHLQIEWMDREDGLILHYTSGSTGKPKGVLHVHNAMIQHYQTAKWVLDLKEDDVYWCTADPGWVTGTAYGIFGPWLVGASNVILGGRFRPESWYETIEDYGVTVWYSAPTAFRMLMGAGDELVKQFDLSSLRHVLSVGEPLNPEVVRWGVKVFNQRIHDTWWMTETGGQLICNYPSMEIKPGSMGKPIPGVKAAIVDDQGNELPPYRMGNLAIKKGWPSMMHTIWNNEAKYQSYFMPGDWYVSGDSAYMDEDGYFWFQGRIDDVIMTSGERVGPFEVESKLVEHPAVAEAGVIGKPDPVRGEIIKAFVALRDGYTASDELKEEIRSFVKKGLAAHAAPREIEFRDKLPKTRSGKIMRRVLKAWELDLPTGDLSTMED comes from the coding sequence ATGAAAGTGGAAGCGCTACCAGTAATGCAAGGAGATCATAACTTAAAAGATTATAATGAAACATATAATACTCACAATTGGTCTGATGTTGAGAAGAATTTTTCGTGGTCAGAGACTGGTAGAGTTAACATGGCCTATGAAGCGATAGATAGGCATGCTACTGGCAATAGAAAAAATAAAGTTGCTCTCTACTACCGTGATCCGTTAAAAGAAGAAAAATATACATTTAAAGAAATGAAAGAATTCTCTAATAAAGCTGGAAATGTACTTAAACAAATTGCAGATGTTGAAAAAGGTGACCGTGTATTCGTCTTCATGCCTCGCTCACCGGAATTATATTTTGCTATTTTAGGAGCAATCAAGCTTGGTGCTATCGTTGGTCCACTTTTTGAAGCATTTATGGAAGGTGCAGTCCGTGACCGTCTTGAAGACAGCGAAGCAAAGGTTATTATTACAACTCCTGAATTAGTTGATAGAATTCCAGTTGATGAACTCCCAGCTCTCAAACATATCGTTCTTGTAGGAGAAAATATTAACGAAGATGGTAAAAATATTGATTTTAGAAAGCATATGAAAAATGCAAGTAAACACCTACAAATTGAGTGGATGGACCGTGAAGACGGGTTAATTCTTCACTATACATCTGGTTCAACTGGCAAACCTAAGGGTGTTCTTCATGTCCATAATGCTATGATTCAACATTACCAAACGGCTAAATGGGTTTTAGATCTGAAGGAAGATGATGTGTATTGGTGTACAGCAGACCCAGGATGGGTAACTGGAACAGCATATGGAATTTTTGGGCCTTGGTTAGTAGGAGCTTCAAATGTCATCCTTGGTGGACGTTTCAGGCCAGAATCCTGGTATGAAACAATAGAAGATTACGGAGTAACAGTATGGTACAGTGCTCCGACTGCATTTCGTATGTTAATGGGTGCTGGGGATGAATTAGTTAAACAGTTTGATTTATCCTCTTTACGACATGTGTTAAGTGTTGGAGAACCATTAAACCCTGAGGTTGTTCGTTGGGGAGTTAAAGTGTTCAATCAACGTATCCATGATACATGGTGGATGACTGAAACTGGAGGGCAACTAATCTGTAATTACCCTTCAATGGAAATCAAACCAGGGTCAATGGGTAAACCAATTCCTGGAGTAAAGGCTGCAATAGTAGATGATCAAGGTAATGAGCTACCTCCATACAGAATGGGGAATTTAGCGATAAAAAAAGGCTGGCCTTCAATGATGCATACAATTTGGAACAATGAAGCGAAATATCAGTCGTATTTTATGCCTGGAGATTGGTATGTTTCTGGTGACTCAGCCTATATGGATGAAGATGGCTATTTCTGGTTCCAAGGAAGAATTGATGATGTAATCATGACTTCAGGAGAAAGAGTAGGCCCATTTGAAGTTGAAAGTAAGTTAGTGGAACACCCTGCTGTTGCTGAAGCGGGAGTTATAGGAAAGCCTGACCCTGTAAGAGGAGAAATTATAAAAGCCTTTGTAGCCCTTCGTGATGGGTATACAGCAAGTGATGAGCTGAAGGAAGAGATAAGAAGTTTTGTTAAGAAAGGTCTCGCAGCACATGCTGCACCACGTGAGATTGAATTCCGTGATAAACTACCAAAAACAAGAAGTGGGAAAATCATGAGACGTGTTCTTAAAGCATGGGAGCTTGATCTGCCTACTGGAGATTTATCGACAATGGAAGATTAA